One window of the Salvia splendens isolate huo1 chromosome 1, SspV2, whole genome shotgun sequence genome contains the following:
- the LOC121746538 gene encoding uncharacterized protein LOC121746538 gives MGSKGSELATSAMWYKEKTNLWHDKNLRVKELQVGQRVLLFQSRLKLMPGKLKSKWTGPYAIVVLRTNIVVELQGCDPNSAPFMVNGHWVKPFRDNSEVHTVDKIPMRTTGVLA, from the exons ATGGGTAGTAAAGGAAGTGAACTTGCAACCTCAG ccatgtggtataaggagaaaACTAATctgtggcatgacaagaacctgaGGGTGAAGGAGCTGCAAGTGGGACAGAGAGTTCTGTTGTTCCAGTCAAGACTCAAactgatgcctgggaagctgaAATCAAAGTGGACGGGACCATACGCCATCGTTGTCCTCagaacaaatatagtagtggaGCTTCAGGGATGTGACCCAAACTCTGCTCCTTTTATGGTTAATGGTCATTGGGTGAAAccatttagggataactcggaagTGCACACAGTGGACAAAATTCCAATGCGCACAACCGGTGTTCTCGCCTAA
- the LOC121746622 gene encoding neurofilament medium polypeptide-like → MEGKSSKAQGIVPATISASISRLLQREVENSKASPTNVAQDVSESSRLTTLTFSREELLEMIKSLNKEVDPTSVLARIEAAALPPATMQQGSENLQPETRNATVEKERSEGTTIIEEEENIWNEMDGPLEKGEEVEQKLPTMGVEPSSRTEIPEEIPAEPIPMETATVDEPIEEAEQPLLTPEEVTTNLAEKNFEDAENDMEVGENRTAGWNSTERVEIPTDDTLERREVVIVTDEARAAVIGTYQRRPAREETSGRRSEEEQPRETPRQRAGEDVDSPARSAVGPPRRRRRLLIDEEPEEEEDVFFTPMDARPSSGQPDTPAEVDDSERERKERKRRGKPSLSQ, encoded by the coding sequence ATGGAAGGAAAGTCATCAAAAGCTcaaggaattgttcctgcaacCATATCCGCCAGTATCTCGAGGCTCCTGCAGCGGGAAGTTGAAAATTCGAAAGCAAGCCCGACTAATGTAGCGCAAGACGTGTCTGAGAGCAGCCGTCTGACCACCCTTACTTTCTCCAGAGAAGAGCTCTTGGAGATGATAAAGTCCTTAAACAAAGAGGTGGACCCTACTTCGGTCCTAGCCCGCATTGAAGCCGCTGCCCTTCCCCCGGCTACCATGCAACAAGGCTCAGAAAACCTTCAGCCGGAAACTAGAAATGCAACTGTAGAAAAAGAACGCAGTGAGGGTACAACCATAATAGAAGAGGAAGAAAACATATGGAACGAAATGGATGGACCACTAGAAAAGGGGGAGGAGGTAGAGCAAAAGTTGCCCACTATGGGGGTGGAGCCAAGCTCGAGGACTGAGataccagaggagataccaGCAGAGCCAATTCCCATGGAAACTGCAACAGTGGATGAACCTATAGAGGAAGCCGAGCAACCACTACTTACTCCTGAAGAAGTCACAACAAACTTAGCGGAAAAGAATTTTGAGGATGCTGAGAATGATATGGAAGTGGGTGAGAACAGGACTGCTGGATGGAACTCTACTGAGAGGGTAGAGATACCTACTGATGATACACTGGAGAGAAGGGAAGTCGTGATTGTTACCGATGAAGCGAGAGCTGCTGTCATCGGTACCTATCAGCGGAGGCCAGCTAGAGAAGAAACCTCAGGGAGGAGGTCTGAAGAAGAACAACCAAGGGAAACCCCAAGGCAGAGAGCAGGGGAGGATGTAGACAGTCCAGCAAGGAGTGCGGTGGGACCTCCACGTCGCAGACGGAGGCTCCTAATTGATGAAGAACCTGAGGAAGAAGAGGATGTTTTCTTCACACCTATGGACGCACGGCCTAGCTCTGGGCAGCCAGATACACCTGCTGAAGTGGATGATAGTGAGCGAGAAAGGAAGGAGCGAAAAAGAAGGGGAAAGCCATCGTTGTCCCAGTAA